AGAGTTCGTGCCAGCGCCTGCTGCCACCAGGGCTTTCCCGTCCACCTCATCCTTTACAATGCGGATAATGTCAAACTGTTCATCTTCGGAAAGAGTTGGCGACTCACCCGTCGTGCCGCAGGGGATGATGATATCGGTTCCTGCTGCGATCTGAAACTGTACCAGTCTCCTTAATGCATCGGTATCAACCGTCATATCCTTTTTGAACGGGGTTACCAGCGCAACGGCAGATCCTGAAAGGTATCGTGTGGACATACTATTTTCTCTAAACTTTACAAATTCAACTGAAAACTCTCTTTTATGTTCCTCTGTTTTTTTTGTCAGGAAGATCAGGAATATACAGAGAAAGGTAATTTGTAAAACGGAATTTATCGCAAAACCCCTTAATTGTCAGCAAGCGCAGGCTAAATCAGCAGCAACTTGTCCCAAATGCCCACACATCCAGTTCTCTTCCGTACCATAACCCAAGTCACCCAAACAGCTTTTCTCCTTTAATCCCGGCAGAGGTTACGACTCACCTGGTGTTGAAAAATACGGTTCAACGTTTAATGTGATTATTTTGGGGTTGTTATTTTTTCGTGCATAACTTGAATGAATTTATACTTACTTAAGCGTATTAAAGAGAACCGGGCATCAATAATCGATTTATGGATATGATGGTGGAACACGTGCGAGAACAGGAAGAGGAATATCTGCAGATGAAGGCTTTGCTGGAGGAAAAAGATGCGAAGCTGGCTGAATATGAAAAACAGGTTGAAACGCTGGGGCTGGTCATTGCCGGTACCAATGCTGGTTCCTGGGACTGGGATATCAGTTCGGGAGCAGTTGCCATAAACAACCGCTGGGCGGAAATCGCAGGTTATACGAAAGAGGAACTCGAACCGGTCACGATTGAAACATGGATGAAGTTTTGTGACCCTGACGATCTGAAGCGCTCAACACTCTTGCTCGAGAGGCATTTCAGCGGGGAGTCTGATTTCTATGAAATCGAACTCAGAATGCGGCATAAGAATGGTGATTGGGTATGGGTGCTCGACAGGGGTATTGTTTTCGAGCGTGACCGGACGGGAAATCCGGTTCGAATGGTAGGTACCCATCAGGATATAACCAAGAGAAAGCATGCCGAGGAAAGGCTTCTCAAGGAACGAAATATGTTCATGGGGGGGCCGGTTTCGGTATTTCGCCTGAAAAACAGTCCCGGTTGGCCTATAGTCGATGTAACGAAGAATTTTGGAATATTGCCTGGTTACCTGCCAGCCGAGTTGATTGGCAATGTTGTCGGCTACACAGAGCTTATTCATCCGGACGACAGAACACGGGTTTTGGGGGAAGTTGAAGCGTTCGCCGCAGACAACAGCCGGGAATCGTTCGAGATGGAGTATCGGCTGCAGGGGAAAGATGGTTCCGAAATCGAGGTCTATGATTTCAGGTTCATCCATCGCGATGAAAACGGTGCGGTCTCCCATTACGACTCATTTATCCTTGATGCGGCTTCTCATGGTGGCATTGAGCCATCCCTCTCATACAATCGAAGGTTCGAGCGTCTCGTTGCCACCCTGGCCAACCAGTTTATCAACCTTCCTGCCCACAGGATCGACGAGATGGTCAATCTTGCCCTCGAAAATATCGGAAAGTTCGTACAGGCAGACCGGAGTTATATCTTTGAGTACTACGACAACCATCGCTTGATGGACAATACCCATGAGTGGTGCGCCGAGGGTATCGAGCCGCAGATCCAGATCCTGCAGCATCTGCCAACCGATCTGTTTGCATGGCTGACTGAAAAGATCAACATGAATGAGGCAATTATCGTACCGAGAGTATCGGAGCTGCCGGAGGAAGCTGCGGCGGAAATGGAGATCCTCGAACAGCAGGATATCCGATCGCTCATCATCATTCCCCTCGCGTCCGGTAATCTTCCGTTTGGCTATATCGGTTTCGATGCGGTTACCCAAGAGCGCCACTGGCCACAGGAAACCGTTTCGGTGCTTAAGCTCGCTGGAGGAATCATCGCCAACGCCCTTCAGAGGAAGCAAGCTGAACGCATGATCCAGTGTGAACTCGATCTTGCCCTGAAATTGAGCGCATCGGCCTCATTCGAGGAGACTTTGAAAATTTGTCTGCAGAGTGCGCTTGAAATTTCAGGCATGGATTGTGGAGGGATCTACCTCGTAAACGAAGCCGATAAAAGCCTGAGTCTTGTCTATTCTGAAGGGCTTTCGGAATCGTTTGTCAGTAAAACAAATCATTACAGCGGAGATTGCACCCAGCAGCACATCGTCTTCCAGGGTATACCACTCTACAGTCGTTATACGGAAATCGAACTCACTACCGATCTACCAAGTCTGGATGACGATCTGAAAGCAATCGCGGTTGTTCCAGTCATGAGCAAGAATGTTGTTGTAGCATGTCTGAATGTTGCATCCCATTCGCTTAACCAGGTACCGGAATTTTCACGCAAGGCGCTTGAGACTGTGGCTTCCCGGATTGGCGCAGCTATTATTCAGGCAAAACATGAGGAAAAGATCAACGCAGCGAACAGGAACCTGGATGCACTATTCAACACGATCGACGACATGCTTTTCATCGTCGGAGCTGATGAGATGGTCAAACACACGAACTCTGCCGTGCTCTCCCGCCTCGGCTATACACAGGAAGAGGCATATCGAATGCATGTGCTTGACTTTCATCCTCCGGCACAGCGGGAAGAGGCCAGAAGAAATATCGAAGGAATGCTTGCCGGCACTGAACATGTCTGTCTTGTTCCCCTTATGACGAAAACAGCTTCCCTGATCCCTGTGGAAACGATTGCGACCCATGGGAGCTGGGACGACCAACCTGTGATTTTCGGCATTTCGAGGGATATTACTGAGCGCATAAAACATGAATCGACCGTCAAGGAAAGTGAAAGAAGGTTCAGAGAGCTCATAGAATTTCTTCCTCTTCCGGCTATTGAGGCTGACCTGGATGGCGTGATCACCTACTGCAACAGGCAAGGGTTGCTCTTTTTCGGATATGATGCGGGGGAAATGCAGAACAATTCGGTATACACCCTGGTTAACCCCTCTGATTTGAGCTATTTGAAAAGTGTGCTGCACGCCATCACCCTTGAAGGTAAAAGGGTAAGTGTCGAGATGACCGGGCTCAGGAAGGATGGAACTGAATTTCAGGCGATGCTTTACGGTGCACCGGTGTTCACAGGAGGTGTGATCACTGGCGGGCGAGGGGTTGTTGTAGACCTTACGGAAATGAAAAAAAACGAGGCGGCGCTTGCGGCATATACCCTGCAGTCGAGGTTGCGTGAAGAGTTAAGCTCCATTATCGATAATATTCCTGGTGTCGTTTACCGACTCTCCGGTGACGGGAGCATCAAGTATTTCAGCGGTTCGATCCATTCTGTTGCAAACGGACTTTTCCCTCAAATGAATGGAAAGAATTATGAAGCAATGAGCCCCATTCATCCCGATGACCGCGAAAAAGTTGAGCAGTCCAACAGAGAGCTCATGAGTAAAAAAAATTCCCTGATCATCGTCTATCGGGTCATGGATGAAAATGGTTCAGTCAAGTGGATCGAAGACCGGAAAACCTCGACCTTTTCCGAAGAGGGCCAGTTTTCTTTTATTGACGGCATCCTTTTTGACATTACCGAGCGGGTCAATGCACTGAACAGTCAGAATGAATTTGAAAGCCGCATGCGCAAGACCCAGCGGCTTGAAACCATAGGAACACTGGCCGGAGGTATCGCACACGATTTCAACAATATTCTCACCCCCATCATGGGCTATGCTGAAATGGGATTGCTTACCCTTTCGGGTGATGCTCCTCAGCATGACTATTTTTCCGAAATTGTCAACGCGGCAGACCGTGCCCAGAACCTCGTTTCACAGATTCTCACCTTCAGCAGGGCCCAGGAAAGTACCCCTTCGGTTGTTTCTGTCCAGTCCATACTTCAGGAAGCGCTGAAATTGCTGCGTCCCTCCATCCCTGCAACGATCAGCATCAGCCAGAACATTGAGAGGGAGTGCAGGAACATTCTTGCCGATCCCTCCAAAATCCACCAGGTTGTCGTTAACCTCTGTACCAACGCATTCCAGGCAATGGAGGGAAATGGCGGGGATCTGAGTATCGAGCTTAAGGAGATCACTCTTGAGGGTGAATTGGGGAAAGAACTGCCAAAAATCGGGCCGGGGCGGTTTGTGAACCTGACCGTTTCCGATACCGGCTGTGGTATGGATGATGCAACCATGGAACGTATTTTCGAGCCTTTTTTTACGACGAAATCGGTTAACAAGGGTACCGGGCTCGGACTTTCGGTGGTTCATGGCATCATCAAGAGCTTTGGAGGCGAAATAACTGTTCAAAGCCGGAAGGGGAATGGAAGCTCATTCAGCATTTTCCTGCCGGTTATCGAAGAACAGCAAAAAAAATGTGAGCGTGAAGAAATCCCGATTCAGGGCTCTTGCCAACTGCTCTTCATAGACGATGAAGTGAGCACCCTGAAAATGATGTCAGCCTTGCTCACGCAACTTGGGTTCAGGGTAAAGGTTTTCAGTTCTCCCCTTAAGGCTCTTGAAGTTTTCCGCCAAGAGCCCGCTGCGTTCGACCTTGTCATAACCGATCTCACGATGCCGGAGATGAACGGTATCGAGCTCGTCTCGGCATTGCATGAAATACGGGAGGATCTGCCGGTTATCCTTATGACCGGTTATGGCAAGGAGATCGAAAACAATGCCTCTCTGGCCCGCTACGGTATCAGCAGACTTCTGAAAAAACCGGTCAAAATAGCCCAGCTTAGCAGGGAGATCAATGAGGTCATTTCAGCTCATTACAAGGAACCCGTTCGGAATGAAAAAACTGCAGAAAGAGGTGGAAAAGCAGCGCCGCAGGATTACGATAGTTATTTGTAAAAAGAGGGGTTTGTGAAGTTCAGCGAGCAGCCCTCTCAACCAGTTCTGCTGCAAGTGTAAGTGACGAGGGGGAGATGTTTTTGCCGCTGATGAGCGCGGCAATGGCCTGCAGGCGGCTCTCATGGTCAAGAACGGTCACTTCCGTTATGGTTCTCTCCTGCTGGACGGATTTTTGCACACTGAGGTGCAGGTCGGCCATTGCGGCAATCTGTGGCAGGTGGGTGATGGCGATGATCTGGTGCAGGCGTGAGAGGTTTTTCAGGCTTCTTCCGACCGCTTCGGCGATTCTGCCACTGATGCCGGTATCGATTTCATCAAAGATAAGGATTGGCAGCTCGGCCGACTCAGCCAGGGCGCTCTTCAGGGCAAGCATGACCCGTGAAATTTCTCCGCCGGAGGCCACTTTGACAAGCGGTTTTGGCTTTTCACCGGGGTTGGCTGAAATCAGGAACTCAATCTGGTCGTAACCGCCCGCAAATGCGGTATAGCACTTCCCATCGACGGTGATTTCTCCCTCACGATTTTCTTCGTGCCTCATGCTGACAACGAAGGTGGCGTGTGGTATGCCGAGTTCCGCCAACTGTTTCTGGATAAGGAGTTCAAGCCGATGGGCGGCATCCTGCCGTTTGCGGCAAAGGGTGTCGGCGTACCGCGACAGTTCAGCTTTCTGCCGGGCTATCTGCTGGCGGATACGATCAACTTCCTCTTCAAGGTTCTCTTCGAGGGCGCTCTTTGCTTCAAGCTCATTTTTCAACTCAATCAGTCCGGAGAGGGAGCGGCCATATTTTTTCCCGATGCGCTGGAGCTGGAGCTGGCGTTCCCGTAACGATTCGAGCCTGACGGGATTAAAATCAATGTTTGCGGTATAGCTGCGGGTGAAACGGGCGAGTTCATCGACTATGCTTTGTGCACTGCGACTCTCTTCAAGATGGATGTCGAAGCGCCTGTCGATGGTTGCAAGTTTTTCGAGGAGATGCAACGCTTCGCTTATGGCAGAATAGAGGGAGTGTTCGCTGTCGTAGAGCAGCTCACTCAGGGATGCGCTGAGCGTGAACAGGGTTTCAGCATTTTCAAGGAGCGTTATTTCGGTTTCAATGCTCTCCTCCTCACCGCTTTTCAGGTCAAGCGCGTTGAGCTCGTTGAGCTGAAACGTAACGATCTCCCTCTTTTCGCGGATTTCTGCCGCCTCTTTTTTCAGGGTTTCGAGCCCTCGCTGCATCTCCTGAAGCGCTGAACGAGCCTCTTTGTAGGCGGTGACCTCCTGTGCTGTTTTGGCGAAGTCGTCAAGCAGGCTCTCGTGCGTGTCGGCATGAAGCAGCAACTGGTGGTCATGCTGGCCGTGCAGATCAATCAGCATCTCGCCGGTCTGTTTCAGGATGGCCGCCGTGCAGGGTGTGTCGTTGATGAAGCAGCGGGATTGACCAGTTGAGGAGAGCTCCCTTCGGAGAATAAGCTCCTGTGCCGTTTCAATGTTCGCATCATGCAACAGCCTCTCAATCTTTTCAGAATGAACGTCGTTGAGTATCGCTTCAATTACGGCTTTGCTGGTGCCTGATCGCACCAGATCACTGCTTGAACGCTCACCAAGAACAAGACTCAGCGCTCCGACAAGAATAGATTTGCCAGCGCCGGTCTCTCCGGTTATAATGGTCAGTCCAGGGTTGAATGAAACCGTTAGCTCCTGGATCAGTGCGAAATTTCTGATATAGAGGCTGACAAGCATGGCCGGTTATCGCACATGTTAGCTTTGCGTTGACGAGGCTGTTTTTTCCTTTTTCGGCTTTTCATCAACGACTGAGTTAAACTCCTCTTCTATCTCAGTCTGTGCTTTTTTGAACTCCTTCATCCCTTTTCCCAGCCCTCTTGCAAGTTCCGGAAGTTTTTTTGCGCCGAACAACAGCAGAATGATCAGCAGAATGAGAATCAGTTCCTGTCCACCTAATCCAAACATCGGGATTCCTCCATGGCATTTTTATTGCTGAAATGAGTATTTCTTGTCAATTATATAATCAATATGCTCTCCTAAACCAACTCTTTTCAGAGGAAGGCTGGTTGTTGTGTTGCCTGGCTCAATAGCGGGCAAGGATGGTTTCGCCGGCACGGGTTCTCTGACCTGGCTGAAGCAGTACGGTTGCTGAAGGGGGCAGGATGAGATCGACCCTTGAGCCGAACTTGATCATGCCGAACCTGTTGCCGAGTTTGACGTTCTCTCCCTTTTGCAGTTGACAGACAATTCTTCTGGCCAGAAAACCGGATACCTGGCTGAACTGTACCTCAATTTCACCGTTGTTTATGCCGATTTCCATTTTTTCATTGCTCTCCATGCTCCGATTGTCAAAGGCCATCAGGAACTGACCGGGGCGGTAGTGCAGGCGGGTTACCTTTCCGCTGAGTGGTACGCGGTTGACGTGGACATTGAGGGGCGACATAAAAATACTGACCAGCGTTGAGGTTTTTCCGGCAATGTTTCCGTTTTGCTTCTGGACGAGAAGGATTTTCCCGTCGGCGGGTGCAAGGATAATTCGCTTTTCGTCGGGCGCAACCCGTTTAGGGTCACGAAAAAAATAGAGGGTGAAAAGGAGTGCGAGGCCTGTTGTAAGGTGTATCGGTATTTGTGCCCAGAGGGGAAAAATCAGTGCAGCCGCGCTGATAGCCAGGCAGAGAAGAAACACCTTGATCATGGTGCTGTAGCCATAGGAAGTAAACATCTTTTTTGGGGCTCTTGTCGTTTTTTTTTGATAAGCTCCCTTATGATAATTATTTATCTTGAACCTGAGGTAATGGTGGAGAGTTTTTTCCGTTTTTTTTGCAATTCAGGGGCGGTGAAGAGGTGAATCGTTTAGAAAAAAAATTTCTTGAACAACTCAGAACAAGGCGGCTGGTCGAAGAGGGTGACAGGGTTCTTGTTGCGGTTTCCGGGGGGCCGGATTCCATGGCCATGCTCTCACTTTTCTGTGCGGTAAGACCTCTTCTGCGTGCTGAGCTTGCGGTGGCTCACTGTAATTTTCAGCTTCGTGGCGCCGAAAGTGACGGCGACGAGTCTTTTGTGCTCGATCATTGCCGCTCACTTGATCTGGAGTGTTTTGTCGATCATTTTGACACCTTGCGTTTTGCCGGGGAGTGGAAGCGATCGGTCGAGGAGAGCGCACGGATATTGCGATATACTTTTTTCAGGCAGGTGATGGAGCAGAAGGGATTTTCAAAAATCGCTACCGGTCATCATGTCAATGATAATGCTGAAACCATTCTTTTCAATCTTTTCAGAGGGGTCTCACTTCCGGGACTGAGAGGCATCCGGGCTCTTAACGGTAAAATTATTCGCCCCATGCTGTTATTTCACAAGGCGGATATGGTTGCCTACCTGAAGGAGAAGGGGATTACCAGCCGAACGGATACGAGTAATTATGCCAATGATTATGACCGGAATTTTATCAGGAACCGTGTTATTCCGCTTATTGAGGAGCGCTTTGCCGGTAAATTGATGCCATCACTCCGCAGAGTGTCGGAACAGGCGGGTGAGCTTTCAGAATTTCTGGAACTCTATTTTGAAAATCTCTGTGAACGGGAGCCGGGGCTTGCCCTCAATGAGGGGAAGCTTTCTGTTTTTGCACTTCAGCAGCTTACGGTTTTTGAGCAGAAGGAGGTGTTAAAAAGGGCGCTACGGGATCTGCATGCTGTGGTTGACGCCCGGACGCTTCAGAAGCTGGTTGATCTTCTTGGTAGTCAGCCAGGAAAAATGGTGATGGCTGGCGGGCAATTGCGAGTGCTCTGGAAAGACGGGATGCTCTGTTTTTTTCGTGACAGCGCTCCGCCTTGATGCCGAGCCTTTATTTACACCCCCTCGGGAGGGGAATCTCGGGGGAGGGGGGCAGTGTGCGGAGTGCTTTATTTCAGGGCAACTCTTTCTGTTTGGCAGCCTGAAAAAATTCGAGAGGAAGTTTCGTGTGTATGATTATGGATTCCATGTTCTGCCGGATCTCGATTTTGTTGAGCAGTTGTCTGGTCTGTTCGCTGGTTCTCGTGCCAGAGAGTTCAGAAAGCTTGACTGCGCCCCAGAGGAACGTTGATGCAAAAAAGGCTGCCTGGGGTGTTGTATAGACCCATTCGCTTTGTCCTTCAATTCCATCATTGAACTTTACGGAGAGAGCGAGGTTCTGGATACGGTTCAGGTTGCCGAGGCTTTTTACCCCCTGGTTGGTCGAGGTGAGGCTTTGCAAGGCCCTGATGGTCCAGGCTGCAGAAGGGAGGGCAAACCAGAGATGCGATTTGTAGAGAGCCTTGTTGATCAGCGCAACCGAGAGTGAATCCCTCTGATAAAAGCTGCCGGTTGGAACAAGGAAATCCGTCAGCATTTTTTTGTTGTTGGTCAGGGCTATTTGTTTCGTTCCGATTGGACAGAGCCACAGTGTGCTGTCAAGTGCATAACATTGGTGACCACCGATGGTTTCAACCGTTGTACTGTTGGTTCTGAGAAATGATTCCGGAAGTTTTTTTGAAACAGGCCCCCATACGATTCCAAGAAAGTTCTGCTCTTTGTACCCATGGCGCTTGAAGCTGATCAACAGGGTATCGATGTCGAGAGAGGGATTGATTTTTGCCGCTCTCATCAGGGTGTCGAGTCGGCCCTGTGGTTTGAAAAGTGGAGCCTTTTTCAGTGAATCCGGGATGACCTCCACCCAGAGCCTGCTTTCACGGATATCTTTAAGGCCAATGTAGATCAGGGCATCAGATTTTCCGGGAATGCGATCAACAATCGAGCGAAGCGCAGGAGTAAGTGGTTCGGGCTGAAGGCGTGATTTCGACCAGTTAACCCAGAGTACTACCAGCAGAAAGCAAAGGGTACTGATAACGCTCATGGAGAGGAGGAGCCCTGCCCCTTTTTTCAGGGAGCGTTTCGGGGGTGTTGCTTCAGGCACGGCGTTTCGCGGCATAGATCAACAGGTTATGATTTCTTTTTAATGGCCTCGCGAGCCAGAGTGTCGCAACGGTTGTTGTAGGGGTTGTCGCTGTGGCCCTTGACCTTATGGAACGTTATGGTATGTAACGTAAGTAACTTCAGGATTTTTTTCCAGAGATCGATGTTTTCGACATTTTTTTTTGTCGATGTTTTCCAGTTATTGATGGTCCAGCGTTTCAGCCACCCTTCATTGATGGCGTTGACAAGGTAGCTTGAGTCGCTGTACAAATCGACACGGCAAGGCTCCTTGAGCGCTTCGAGCGCCTCTATTGCAGCGCTGAGTTCCATGCGGTTGTTGGTCGTGGCTGGTGAGTATCCGGCTATTGACGAATCGTGAAGCCGTACATCAACAGCGCACCCAGACAGCAGGGCCCGGATTTGCGCTGC
The DNA window shown above is from Pelodictyon phaeoclathratiforme BU-1 and carries:
- the tilS gene encoding tRNA lysidine(34) synthetase TilS, whose amino-acid sequence is MNRLEKKFLEQLRTRRLVEEGDRVLVAVSGGPDSMAMLSLFCAVRPLLRAELAVAHCNFQLRGAESDGDESFVLDHCRSLDLECFVDHFDTLRFAGEWKRSVEESARILRYTFFRQVMEQKGFSKIATGHHVNDNAETILFNLFRGVSLPGLRGIRALNGKIIRPMLLFHKADMVAYLKEKGITSRTDTSNYANDYDRNFIRNRVIPLIEERFAGKLMPSLRRVSEQAGELSEFLELYFENLCEREPGLALNEGKLSVFALQQLTVFEQKEVLKRALRDLHAVVDARTLQKLVDLLGSQPGKMVMAGGQLRVLWKDGMLCFFRDSAPP
- a CDS encoding phosphatidylserine decarboxylase codes for the protein MFTSYGYSTMIKVFLLCLAISAAALIFPLWAQIPIHLTTGLALLFTLYFFRDPKRVAPDEKRIILAPADGKILLVQKQNGNIAGKTSTLVSIFMSPLNVHVNRVPLSGKVTRLHYRPGQFLMAFDNRSMESNEKMEIGINNGEIEVQFSQVSGFLARRIVCQLQKGENVKLGNRFGMIKFGSRVDLILPPSATVLLQPGQRTRAGETILARY
- a CDS encoding Sec-independent protein translocase subunit TatA/TatB, producing MFGLGGQELILILLIILLLFGAKKLPELARGLGKGMKEFKKAQTEIEEEFNSVVDEKPKKEKTASSTQS
- a CDS encoding PAS domain S-box protein; this encodes MMVEHVREQEEEYLQMKALLEEKDAKLAEYEKQVETLGLVIAGTNAGSWDWDISSGAVAINNRWAEIAGYTKEELEPVTIETWMKFCDPDDLKRSTLLLERHFSGESDFYEIELRMRHKNGDWVWVLDRGIVFERDRTGNPVRMVGTHQDITKRKHAEERLLKERNMFMGGPVSVFRLKNSPGWPIVDVTKNFGILPGYLPAELIGNVVGYTELIHPDDRTRVLGEVEAFAADNSRESFEMEYRLQGKDGSEIEVYDFRFIHRDENGAVSHYDSFILDAASHGGIEPSLSYNRRFERLVATLANQFINLPAHRIDEMVNLALENIGKFVQADRSYIFEYYDNHRLMDNTHEWCAEGIEPQIQILQHLPTDLFAWLTEKINMNEAIIVPRVSELPEEAAAEMEILEQQDIRSLIIIPLASGNLPFGYIGFDAVTQERHWPQETVSVLKLAGGIIANALQRKQAERMIQCELDLALKLSASASFEETLKICLQSALEISGMDCGGIYLVNEADKSLSLVYSEGLSESFVSKTNHYSGDCTQQHIVFQGIPLYSRYTEIELTTDLPSLDDDLKAIAVVPVMSKNVVVACLNVASHSLNQVPEFSRKALETVASRIGAAIIQAKHEEKINAANRNLDALFNTIDDMLFIVGADEMVKHTNSAVLSRLGYTQEEAYRMHVLDFHPPAQREEARRNIEGMLAGTEHVCLVPLMTKTASLIPVETIATHGSWDDQPVIFGISRDITERIKHESTVKESERRFRELIEFLPLPAIEADLDGVITYCNRQGLLFFGYDAGEMQNNSVYTLVNPSDLSYLKSVLHAITLEGKRVSVEMTGLRKDGTEFQAMLYGAPVFTGGVITGGRGVVVDLTEMKKNEAALAAYTLQSRLREELSSIIDNIPGVVYRLSGDGSIKYFSGSIHSVANGLFPQMNGKNYEAMSPIHPDDREKVEQSNRELMSKKNSLIIVYRVMDENGSVKWIEDRKTSTFSEEGQFSFIDGILFDITERVNALNSQNEFESRMRKTQRLETIGTLAGGIAHDFNNILTPIMGYAEMGLLTLSGDAPQHDYFSEIVNAADRAQNLVSQILTFSRAQESTPSVVSVQSILQEALKLLRPSIPATISISQNIERECRNILADPSKIHQVVVNLCTNAFQAMEGNGGDLSIELKEITLEGELGKELPKIGPGRFVNLTVSDTGCGMDDATMERIFEPFFTTKSVNKGTGLGLSVVHGIIKSFGGEITVQSRKGNGSSFSIFLPVIEEQQKKCEREEIPIQGSCQLLFIDDEVSTLKMMSALLTQLGFRVKVFSSPLKALEVFRQEPAAFDLVITDLTMPEMNGIELVSALHEIREDLPVILMTGYGKEIENNASLARYGISRLLKKPVKIAQLSREINEVISAHYKEPVRNEKTAERGGKAAPQDYDSYL
- the recN gene encoding DNA repair protein RecN; its protein translation is MLVSLYIRNFALIQELTVSFNPGLTIITGETGAGKSILVGALSLVLGERSSSDLVRSGTSKAVIEAILNDVHSEKIERLLHDANIETAQELILRRELSSTGQSRCFINDTPCTAAILKQTGEMLIDLHGQHDHQLLLHADTHESLLDDFAKTAQEVTAYKEARSALQEMQRGLETLKKEAAEIREKREIVTFQLNELNALDLKSGEEESIETEITLLENAETLFTLSASLSELLYDSEHSLYSAISEALHLLEKLATIDRRFDIHLEESRSAQSIVDELARFTRSYTANIDFNPVRLESLRERQLQLQRIGKKYGRSLSGLIELKNELEAKSALEENLEEEVDRIRQQIARQKAELSRYADTLCRKRQDAAHRLELLIQKQLAELGIPHATFVVSMRHEENREGEITVDGKCYTAFAGGYDQIEFLISANPGEKPKPLVKVASGGEISRVMLALKSALAESAELPILIFDEIDTGISGRIAEAVGRSLKNLSRLHQIIAITHLPQIAAMADLHLSVQKSVQQERTITEVTVLDHESRLQAIAALISGKNISPSSLTLAAELVERAAR